In the genome of Amyelois transitella isolate CPQ chromosome 25, ilAmyTran1.1, whole genome shotgun sequence, one region contains:
- the LOC106139470 gene encoding facilitated trehalose transporter Tret1, with protein MVSPFVRQVWTVSGVLLNMCGQGMLLSYSAVLLPALAAHDAQIQTDLDTNAWISSSVGVAGIPGFILSSYLMSRWGRRIAHALVILPGVLGWTLISFANNVSLLLIGRILGGVTAGATVGLGAVVIGEFTDPENRGMFLNLKTAAVCLGSTVVHILGHFLNWRLIALIALVPHIGALGIVCTWPESPAWLASRSLFQRAQKSFIWLRGDGEKAMNELEELIRAQKMNLAQPTTNNSFEDNMKEFVKKFLKKDFLKPLLIVIVAMMLLETSGRHIFPAYAIQIIGTIVGNKTQSFYYVLAIDLITTISATFSSVLVKLMKRRTLLFSTGYSSVVVLLCLCGILFLQSKGFISANYSWIPIGLFVIYFILANLGCAPIPLALLGEVFPMAHRSTGSCLAGIIMSVNVNLGLLLTPYMLVGLDVYGTFAVFALISAAFLLILYFVLPETKDRTLQEIEDYFNLGKFKDDEKVIGDHEGVKVKMLA; from the exons ATGGTGTCGCCTTTTGTAAGAcag GTATGGACGGTGTCGGGGGTGCTGCTGAACATGTGCGGACAGGGCATGCTGCTCAGCTACTCCGCCGTGCTGCTGCCGGCGCTCGCGGCGCACGACGCACAGATCCAGACCGACTTGGACACTAACGCctggatat CCTCATCGGTGGGTGTCGCTGGAATTCCCGGGTTTATCCTGTCCTCATACCTGATGTCCCGGTGGGGTCGGCGGATAGCCCACGCGCTCGTGATCCTCCCCGGAGTCCTCGGGTGGACCCTCATCTCCTTTGCCAACAACGTCTCTCTTCTACTCATAGGTAGAATCCTCGGCGGCGTCACCGCCGGGGCTACCGTGGGACTCGGAGCTGTGGTCATCGGAGAATTCACCGACCCAGAAAATAGAGGAATGTTCTTGAACCTCAAAACTGCTGCAGTTTGTTTGGGAAGCACAGTTGTACACATTCTcggacattttttaaattggagaCTGATAGCTTTGATAGCTTTAGTACCTCACATAGGAGCTCTAGGCATCGTCTGTACGTGGCCTGAAAGTCCAGCGTGGTTAGCCTCGCGGAGTCTGTTTCAGAGAGCACAGAAATCCTTCATCTGGCTCAGGGGCGATGGAGAGAAAGCGATGAATGAGCTAGAAGAGTTGATCCGCGCCCAGAAAATGAACTTGGCCCAGCCTACGACAAATAACTCGTTCGAAGACAATATGAAAGAATTTGTTAAAAAGTtcttaaaaaaagactttCTGAAACCCCTTCTTATAGTTATTGTGGCAATGATGTTATTAGAAACTTCTGGAAGGCATATTTTTCCAGCATATGCTATCCAAATTATTGGAACAATCGTAGGCAACAAAACACAGTCATTTTACTACGTTTTAGCCATAGATCTAATAACAACAATAAGCGCTACCTTTTCTTCAGTCTTAGTAAAACTTATGAAAAGACGCACTCTTCTGTTTTCGACAGGTTATAGTTCAGTAGTAGTTTTACTGTGTTTATGTGGTATCCTGTTTTTGCAATCAAAGGGCTTTATATCAGCAAACTACTCATGGATTCCCataggtttgtttgttatatactttatattaGCTAATTTAGGATGTGCTCCGATACCGTTAGCTTTATTAGGAGAAGTTTTTCCAATGGCCCATAGGAGTACAGGTTCTTGCTTGGCTGGTATCATAATGTCGGTGAATGTGAACCTGGGTCTGCTGCTGACCCCCTACATGTTGGTGGGCCTCGACGTCTACGGAACATTTGCTGTATTTGCTTTAATAAGTGCTGCATTTTTGCTAATTTTGTACTTTGTTTTACCGGAGACAAAGGACAGGACGTTACAGGAAATTGAAGATTACTTCAACTTGGGCAAATTCAAAGATGACGAGAAAGTAATAGGCGATCATGAAGGCGTTAAAGTTAAAATGTTAgcttaa
- the LOC106139472 gene encoding uncharacterized protein LOC106139472 isoform X1: MRPVGIEINIDNHVFELICANVYLRNKLLFLICVVYIPPKSSDNEYMVLFKIIEQLCDKYTKVIVIGDFNLYSCSANVISYYEFFETYCGFTQNNTVSNCNNRVLDLVLSKFGTCEGVGVCVAGSTLVPVDLQHPPLEILIHHSEGNASDHSRESSPVPNQRVTNIKRPRLEMTEMEPSSVSIKRKSLKYEETVAPKLSLDHSKISSKYDDEDEFDVFGRNVALQLKKLPLIYALESQELIQRVLKEQRIKAIKKKSSKSQYKTYTVVEPSSSDDRDDPLVMKTEYFDESKKNSLRHHCVS, translated from the exons ATGCGGCCAGTGGGTATCGAGATAAACATTGATAATCACGTATTTGAATTGATTTGTGCAAACGTATACCTCCGcaataaactattatttttgatttgcgTGGTCTACATACCACCTAAAAGTAGTGATAATGAATACAtggtgttatttaaaattatcgaACAATTGTGTGATAAGTATACTAAAGTAATAGTTATCGGAGATTTTAACCTATATTCTTGTTCGGCGAATGTGATCAGTTATTATGAGTTCTTTGAAACCTATTGTGGATTCACTCAGAACAATACGGTGAGTAATTGCAACAATCGCGTGTTGGACCTGGTGTTATCTAAATTCGGGACATGTGAGGGAGTGGGTGTGTGTGTTGCGGGATCGACATTGGTACCTGTGGATTTACAACATCCGCCGCTGGAGATTCTC ATTCACCATTCCGAAGGCAATGCTAGTGATCATAGCAGAGAAAGTAGTCCAGTTCCAAACCAGAGGGTCACAAACATTAAAAGACCGCGTTTGGAAATGACGGAAATGGAACCTTCATCAgtttctataaaaaggaaatctttaaaatatgaagAGACAGTAGCACCTAAATTGTCTTTAGATCACTCAAAAATATCCTCAAAGTATGACGATGAGGATGAGTTTGATGTATTTGGCCGCAACGTGGCCTTGCAACTTAAGAAACTTCCATTAATATACGCTTTGGAGAGCCAGGAGTTGATCCAAAGGGTACTTAAAGAACAAAGAATCAAAGCCATAAAGAAGAAATCGTCTAAATCGCAATACAAAACTTATACAGTGGTAGAACCTTCGTCCAGCGACGACAGAGATGACCCGCTTGTAATGAAAACGGAATATTTTGatgaatcaaaaaaaaattcgcttAGACATCATTgtgtaagttaa
- the LOC106139472 gene encoding uncharacterized protein LOC106139472 isoform X2 encodes MPMTAAEKQKKYRERLKNQNPEKLEEIKKKAKERSAQYYEKKKSTYTEEDKEKLRQKWKEDRKRAKDAARNDPSTSQASIKLQENNSIHHSEGNASDHSRESSPVPNQRVTNIKRPRLEMTEMEPSSVSIKRKSLKYEETVAPKLSLDHSKISSKYDDEDEFDVFGRNVALQLKKLPLIYALESQELIQRVLKEQRIKAIKKKSSKSQYKTYTVVEPSSSDDRDDPLVMKTEYFDESKKNSLRHHCVS; translated from the exons ATGCCGATGACTGCAGctgaaaagcaaaaaaaatatcgggAAAGGCTGAAAAATCAAAACCCAGAGAAgttagaagaaataaaaaagaaggcTAAAGAAAGATCTGCACAATACTACGAGAAAAAAAAGAGTACATACACCGAAGAagacaaagaaaaattacGGCAAAAATGGAAAGAAGATCGAAAAAGAGCAAAAGATGCAGCCCGGAATGATCCCTCAACATCACAAGCTTCAATTAAGCTACAAGAAAACAACTCG ATTCACCATTCCGAAGGCAATGCTAGTGATCATAGCAGAGAAAGTAGTCCAGTTCCAAACCAGAGGGTCACAAACATTAAAAGACCGCGTTTGGAAATGACGGAAATGGAACCTTCATCAgtttctataaaaaggaaatctttaaaatatgaagAGACAGTAGCACCTAAATTGTCTTTAGATCACTCAAAAATATCCTCAAAGTATGACGATGAGGATGAGTTTGATGTATTTGGCCGCAACGTGGCCTTGCAACTTAAGAAACTTCCATTAATATACGCTTTGGAGAGCCAGGAGTTGATCCAAAGGGTACTTAAAGAACAAAGAATCAAAGCCATAAAGAAGAAATCGTCTAAATCGCAATACAAAACTTATACAGTGGTAGAACCTTCGTCCAGCGACGACAGAGATGACCCGCTTGTAATGAAAACGGAATATTTTGatgaatcaaaaaaaaattcgcttAGACATCATTgtgtaagttaa
- the LOC132903393 gene encoding uncharacterized protein LOC132903393, translating to MSEEKFEELTVEYKKQWRCPECIRSVPRKDNSNTPVRGIIMNKSFTPSTYINTERGNRVNPNESMCIETESRLVEEMREFRLEVMARMDNQSKEYTLLLNRFTNQEKELGELRKMLKASEEKSSVIINLLEKKIQKLTLKNTQLEHKDNTKNQKSGSQTGEEPPNVSYVNAVKKQRVGSKYSIENKNEATKPADTEDNINMAVSKITKENKEEKVTAVVEEWMTVKKRRSRYPTSEVRKGGRINECEIKGSERKKFLHVWRLSEQTTKENLERYVRDICGKETQISVEKVVHKTKRDYASFIIGVPESKYGKLCEPENWAVNIEYCEWVWFRRQPKAVQKFK from the coding sequence ATGTCGGAGGAAAAGTTTGAAGAACTAACCGTGGAATATAAAAAGCAATGGAGGTGTCCAGAATGCATACGTTCAGTTCCCAGGAAGGATAATTCTAATACACCAGTGCGAggaattattatgaataaaagtttcacTCCAAGCACCTATATAAACACGGAGCGAGGCAATCGAGTAAATCCCAATGAGTCAATGTGTATAGAAACAGAAAGCAGACTAGTGGAGGAAATGCGTGAGTTTAGACTAGAAGTGATGGCAAGAATGGATAATCAAAGTAAGGAATATACATTGTTATTGAATAGATTTACAAACCAAGAGAAAGAACTTGGGGAGCTAAGAAAGATGTTAAAGGCAAGTGAAGAAAAATCAAGTGTTATAATTAATCTTTTGGAGAAGAAGATCCAAAAACTAACGTTGAAAAATACGCAGCTAGAACATAAggataatacaaaaaatcaaaaaagtgGTAGTCAAACGGGCGAAGAACCGCCTAACGTATCTTATGTAAACGCGGTTAAGAAGCAGCGGGTAGGAAGTAAATATtccatagaaaataaaaatgaagccACGAAACCAGCGGATACTGAGGACAATATAAACATGGCAGTTAGTAAAATTACCAaggaaaataaagaagaaaaggTAACAGCAGTAGTAGAAGAATGGATGACGGTAAAGAAGAGAAGGAGTAGGTATCCTACCAGTGAAGTAAGAAAAGGGGGTCGCATAAACGAGTGTGAAATAAAAGGAAGCGAGCGCAAAAAATTCTTACATGTTTGGAGGTTAAGTGAACAGACCACAAAAGAAAATCTGGAGAGGTACGTAAGAGATATATGTGGAAAGGAAACTCAAATCAGTGTGGAGAAAGTAgtacacaaaacaaaaagagaCTACGCGTCATTTATAATTGGAGTGCCAGAGAGCAAATATGGAAAACTGTGCGAGCCAGAAAATTGGGCAGTTAATATAGAATATTGCGAGTGGGTGTGGTTTCGTAGACAGCCCAAAGCAGTCCAAAAATTCAAGTAA